One Maniola hyperantus chromosome Z, iAphHyp1.2, whole genome shotgun sequence DNA window includes the following coding sequences:
- the LOC138404522 gene encoding G2/mitotic-specific cyclin-A-like codes for MMRDRTPQVPNISDSKRVAILNWLVNINGSIGNPAVVQTAAWYLDALLSVTELNINKWQVVGVACYWIAMKIHGKSYSLKALVTIGGDAYSAKVLKFTERLVLRTLEFPIQPVVAQDFISYLSWECDATNYADIETAATMFYMAVLVLQKSLKLYPTALAAVAAIRNALNMLHKQELLEKLANNAVF; via the exons ATGATGAGGGACAGAACTCCTCAAGTTCCAAATATAAGCGACTCAAAACGTGTTGCTATATTGAATTGGCTAGTGAACATcaac GGCTCGATAGGAAACCCTGCAGTAGTGCAAACGGCAGCATGGTATTTGGATGCCCTACTCTCGGTCACTGAACTCAATATAAACAAGTGGCAAGTGGTTGGTGTCGCTTGCTATTGGATAGCGATGAAAATACACGGAAAGAGCTATTCTCTCAAGGCGTTGGTCACAATCGGCGGGGATGCCTACTCTGCTAAGGTTTTGAAGTTTACGGAGAGACTTGTTTTGAGAACACTG GAATTTCCGATCCAGCCAGTAGTGGCGCAGGATTTTATATCCTATTTGTCGTGGGAGTGCGACGCGACAAACTACGCGGACATCGAGACGGCCGCCACGATGTTCTACATGGCGGTGCTTGTGCTGCAGAAGTCCCTCAAGCTGTACCCTACAGCGCTAGCAGCCGTCGCTGCTATACGCAACGCCTTGAACATGCTCCACAAGCAGGAGTTACTCGAGAAGCTCGCGAACAATGCTgt attttga